A single genomic interval of Bacteroidales bacterium harbors:
- a CDS encoding C40 family peptidase: MLHYGFCHLSVIPVRETPSDLSQMTTQLLFGDVFEVLDTKDNWLQIKNAFDNYIGWIDNKQQIAISIEEFNKLKNTLYTNDKSGELILNGDFYPVLPASSFPSMNSFEVGDYRFENSLSLNSFSEKNSNKITTIAKTYLNAPYLWGGKTPFGIDCSGFTQSVYKIVGIKLKRDASQQATQGKTLSFLSEAKVGDLLFFDNEEEKITHVGILLNNNKIIHASGKVRIDTIDHQGIFNEETKNYSHKLRLIKTHS; this comes from the coding sequence ATGTTACACTACGGATTTTGTCATTTAAGTGTTATTCCTGTTCGGGAAACACCATCAGATTTAAGTCAAATGACTACCCAACTACTTTTTGGAGATGTGTTTGAGGTGCTTGACACTAAAGACAACTGGCTTCAGATTAAAAATGCATTTGATAATTATATTGGATGGATTGACAACAAACAACAAATCGCAATTAGTATTGAAGAGTTCAATAAATTAAAAAACACCTTATATACAAATGATAAATCCGGAGAACTTATTCTGAATGGAGATTTTTATCCGGTATTACCCGCCAGCTCTTTTCCATCTATGAATTCATTTGAAGTTGGCGATTATAGGTTTGAGAATAGCTTATCGCTTAACTCATTTTCAGAGAAAAATAGCAATAAAATTACAACTATAGCCAAAACTTATCTAAATGCACCCTATTTATGGGGAGGGAAAACTCCTTTCGGTATTGATTGCTCTGGTTTTACACAAAGTGTTTACAAAATTGTAGGCATCAAGCTAAAGCGAGATGCTTCACAACAAGCAACACAAGGAAAAACACTAAGTTTTTTATCGGAGGCAAAAGTTGGCGACCTGCTTTTCTTCGATAATGAGGAAGAAAAAATAACACACGTTGGAATACTCCTCAACAACAATAAAATCATCCACGCTTCAGGAAAAGTGAGAATCGACACGATTGATCATCAGGGAATTTTTAATGAGGAAACAAAAAACTATTCTCACAAGTTAAGGTTGATTAAAACGCATAGCTAA